One Dehalococcoidia bacterium genomic region harbors:
- a CDS encoding FHA domain-containing protein — MKSEVALLAILMLIVIVGCSQVGSADLGEPYTATEIVQAHAESPSDFEDAWIGSRINVAGVVDRIEDGVVYLVADDYEDTVALDDLSRDERRMWESGDEVEYACEVGEYDDGSVIVFECGPPEHGAAASGILGNAGPILEYWSLPALLIVSVLTVTAMARSTWRGWQPPMIAVMCLGVLAILNAAATVVFGYTTVNSTVLTPIAAVSFVVILFLSWMILDAERFPGNSGTPPRTAVTPVPPSPVTVQPVPPLASSPDVTNVSDIQATAVASLGSPSAAAPSPSQTMAMQPDVASSMAWLVVTRGPSEGKSLQLKEGNNTIGRSLENDLQLDDASVSRSHAMVSVKDEEFTLVDLGSAGGTRIGDHRIAGRQIGEGSAIIVGQTRMSLMTVDAFQGGPSSGATMVGSPTGSSLSLIAQSGPDAGKSFLLSSAQNLIGRDSSAQVMLSDPTVSRRHAMIRVDADRTTISDLGSQSGTQVDGERIQGVRVSVGERVVVGQSEFTLMRPNS, encoded by the coding sequence TTGAAATCAGAAGTGGCATTGCTGGCCATCCTGATGTTGATCGTTATAGTCGGCTGCTCACAGGTAGGGTCCGCAGACCTGGGCGAGCCGTACACCGCTACCGAAATAGTCCAGGCCCATGCCGAGAGTCCGTCGGACTTCGAGGACGCCTGGATTGGCTCCCGCATAAATGTCGCAGGAGTCGTAGACCGCATCGAAGATGGGGTAGTCTACCTTGTTGCTGACGACTATGAAGACACCGTGGCCCTCGATGATCTCAGCCGAGACGAGAGAAGGATGTGGGAGTCTGGTGATGAGGTGGAGTATGCCTGCGAAGTTGGGGAGTACGACGATGGATCGGTGATCGTGTTCGAATGCGGGCCCCCCGAACATGGTGCAGCCGCCTCGGGCATACTTGGTAATGCGGGCCCGATTCTCGAATACTGGAGCCTGCCTGCTCTGCTGATCGTGTCCGTGTTGACCGTGACCGCAATGGCTCGCTCGACATGGAGGGGATGGCAGCCACCGATGATCGCGGTAATGTGCCTCGGGGTTTTAGCGATATTGAACGCCGCTGCAACAGTGGTGTTCGGTTACACCACAGTGAACTCCACCGTTTTAACCCCGATAGCGGCTGTCTCGTTTGTAGTCATCCTCTTTCTGAGCTGGATGATATTGGACGCCGAGCGCTTCCCGGGAAACAGTGGAACGCCACCACGCACGGCTGTGACACCAGTGCCTCCTTCCCCAGTCACAGTTCAGCCCGTTCCTCCGCTCGCTAGCTCTCCTGACGTTACAAACGTGTCGGATATCCAGGCTACTGCCGTTGCCAGTCTTGGAAGCCCATCTGCGGCTGCACCTTCTCCATCGCAGACTATGGCGATGCAGCCGGATGTTGCAAGCTCGATGGCATGGCTCGTGGTCACGAGGGGCCCATCAGAAGGGAAGTCCCTGCAGTTGAAAGAAGGCAACAACACCATTGGCCGGTCCCTTGAGAACGACCTGCAGTTGGATGATGCCTCCGTCTCGCGCTCCCATGCCATGGTGAGCGTAAAGGATGAAGAGTTTACGTTGGTCGATCTGGGAAGCGCCGGTGGAACGAGGATTGGCGATCATAGGATCGCTGGGAGACAGATCGGCGAGGGAAGTGCCATCATCGTTGGACAGACTAGGATGAGTCTGATGACTGTGGATGCCTTCCAGGGAGGGCCCTCCTCCGGGGCGACAATGGTGGGATCGCCAACTGGGTCGTCACTGTCGCTGATAGCCCAGTCAGGTCCAGATGCTGGCAAGAGCTTCCTGCTGTCATCGGCACAGAACCTGATAGGCAGGGACTCTTCCGCCCAGGTAATGCTGTCAGATCCCACCGTAAGTCGCCGGCACGCAATGATCAGGGTGGATGCGGACCGCACGACTATTTCGGACCTCGGTTCGCAGTCTGGAACTCAGGTGGACGGCGAGCGTATACAGGGCGTACGAGTTTCAGTAGGTGAAAGGGTAGTGGTAGGTCAGTCCGAATTCACACTGATGAGACCCAATAGTTGA